Proteins from a genomic interval of Bombus affinis isolate iyBomAffi1 chromosome 16, iyBomAffi1.2, whole genome shotgun sequence:
- the LOC126925577 gene encoding cysteine-rich venom protein 6-like encodes MSRYLVVSLLVIMILGIYSIQDSTAGSECPENQQEHICGTLCEPTCSNPQPNRKFCPRIVCTRATSGCRCVKDTVRDTNSTQCVPLDQCS; translated from the exons ATGTCTCGATATCTAGTAGTTTCTCTGCTTGTTATCATGATTCTTGGTATTT ATTCAATCCAAGACTCAACTGCCGGATCAGAATGTCCAGAAAATCAACAAGAACACATATGCGGAACACTATGCGAGCCAACCTGTAGTAATCCACAACCGAATCGCAAGTTTTGCCCTCGAATC GTATGCACTAGAGCCACTAGCGGCTGTAGGTGTGTAAAGGACACTGTTAGAGACACAAACAGTACACAATGTGTGCCACTGGATCAGTGTTCGTAA
- the LOC126925571 gene encoding sorting nexin-14-like — translation MAFVSVFKVQDFCKTIINVCNIIISVTVFILIAFILIVFKSFIWILIVCCLYITSVFYGLVILEYVGVALVNLNAISDSFNPTYEIKDPCSVCSNNSCKRHKLLPHSTKVKIPKDLDHALEQLLEDLLQKYVCAWYSDFSTNEAFVQQLRLATATATKDIAVRLLRTDVSNVVFYHLIPLILQHAQDWKTLRTKMKDLSDTSCFGNQLINHFGREIHPASYSRKAELNYLRGIVTAFIPYLLPAIHVSTNNKVILREILANWILLPAIDAIADPDNINALVALSTHRDVSISNQVDAVNVPMLQCWMTIPMMPKNTQNHLKPSLDEVLNDPRLLYMFMQHIKENGPMNLFQFCLDIDDLSKRMLNPEMSSNAESSLYTDIQNMYVTYLDPEGPEYLHLPGDISMGICQILERGPKKIQEMRTSRPFYQAHQEAHALLESTCLPSFHHSYQLYDLLCGQPVPSRVKQSPRLSVTSGSANASSKIGNHFPKIDVLRLSTIDGMSYQDIYQGEEIDYPSRSYSEIKYSDDSSHRNLTTWRVNIPHIETGDNQTLYYYVIAVNNISEGKSWTVLRRDQDFYILRTRLAEFHGDKELSDSPLPSRKNPHSSCAINRQRYEDFLEKLLSKPVLRSSELLYNFLTVPNLKPYFTNYSTPDIGILYQSMAYKLRKEKGQNLDKFLAVFLASTNIKNEYTDIGVEPANESVVQETEEKGRRDLEFGVFGNNLDLDINFRTLLPPSLERSHVKGASFCIVDAVVRLLKVPSMIARVLWMIASSSRAKIDPYVNVLLYNALAKLLSGGRAATVVKLLHTKVLCEKKDSSQVNRRNYYEIAKTGLYGLLPYWLMVFYKPWIEIMDSILDSLQNAPLNKHLAYVLLDQILINIFPELTV, via the exons TTTCATTTGGATACTTATCGTGTGTTGTCTCTATATAACCAGTGTCTTTTATGGGCTCGTTATATTAGAGTATGTCGGCGTGGCACTCGTGAATTTAAATGCAATAAGCGATAGTTTTAATCCAACCTATGAAATCAAGGATCCGTGCAGCGTTTGCAGTAATAATAGCTGCAAGAGACATAAATTGTTACCACATTCGACGAAAGTGAAAATACCGAAGGATCTTGACCATGCATTAGAACAA CTTCTGGAAGATTTATTGCAGAAATATGTTTGCGCATGGTACTCGGATTTTTCGACGAACGAAGCGTTCGTACAACAGCTTCGTTTGGCTACAGCTACTGCAACGAAAGATATTGCAGTTCGGTTGCTTCGCACAGACGTGTCCAATGTGGTGTTTTACCATTTAATACCTCTAATATTGCAACATGCTCAAGACTGGAAAACATTACGCACAAAGATGAAGGATTTGTCGGATACATCTTGTTTCGGAAATCAACTGATCAACCATTTTGGTCGTGAGATACATCCAGCGAGTTACTCGCGTAAGGCAGAGCTGAATTATCTGAGAGGAATTGTAACAGCGTTTATACCATATTTATTGCCTGCCATCCATGTGTCTACTAACAACAAG GTCATACTTCGAGAAATTTTGGCCAATTGGATTTTACTGCCAGCAATAGATGCGATTGCTGATCCAGACAATATAAATGCGTTAGTCGCGTTATCAACTCATCGCGATGTTTCAATTTCTAATCAAGTGGATGCAGTTAATGTACCAATGTTGCAATGCTGGATGACCATTCCAATGATGCCAAAAAACACGCAGAATCACCTGAAACCCTCTTTGGATGAAGTTTTAAATGATCCACGTTTATTGTACATGTTTATGCAACACATAAAAGAGAATGGCCCTATGAATCTCTTTCAGTTCTGTTTAGACATTg ATGATCTAAGCAAGCGTATGTTAAATCCAGAAATGAGTTCGAACGCAGAGAGTAGTTTGTACACAGATATTCAAAATATGTATGTAACATATTTGGATCCTGAAGGTCCAGAATACTTACATTTACCAGGAGATATATCCATGGGCATATGCCAAA TTTTAGAAAGAGGTCCAAAGAAGATTCAGGAAATGAGGACTTCACGGCCATTTTATCAAGCACATCAAGAAGCGCATGCTTTATTAGAATCTACTTGCCTACCATCTTTCCATCATAGCTATCAA TTATATGATTTATTATGCGGACAACCAGTTCCAAGTCGAGTTAAGCAGTCACCACGATTGAG cgTTACTAGTGGATCCGCAAATGCATCCTCAAAAATTGGAAACCATTTTCCAAAGATTGACGTTCTGAGATTATCAACCATAGACGGGATGTCATATCAAGATATATATCAAGGCGAAGAAATAGATTACCCTTCCCGTTCTTATAGCGAGATTAAATATTCCGATGACAGTTCCCACAGAAATTTAACAACATGGCGAGTCAATATTCCGCACATTGAAACTGGAGATAATCaaacattatattattatgtCATCGCTGTCAATAATATTTCCGAAGGAAAATCCTGGACTGTGTTACGTCGTGATCAAGATTTCTACATTTTACGAACACGATTGGCAGAGTTTCATGGTGACAAAGAATTGAGCGACTCGCCATTACCATCAAGAAAGAATCCTCATTCATCGTGTGCTATTAATAGACAACGATATGAAGATTTCCTGGAAAAATTACTATCAAAACCAGTGCTCAGGAGTAGCGAGTTGTTATATAATTTCTTGACTGTGCCAAATTTGAAGCCTTACTTTACAAATTATAGCACGCCAGATATTGGTATATTGTATCAAAGTATGGCATACAAATTAAGAAAAGAGAAAGGTCAAAATTTGGACAAGTTTCTGGCAGTGTTTCTGGCCTCGactaatattaaaaatgaatatacTGATATTGGAGTTGAGCCAGCGAACGAATCAGTTGTACAGGAAACGGAGGAAAAAGGACGTCGTGATCTTGAGTTTGGAGTATTTGGAAACAATCTTGATTTGGATATTAATTTTAGAACTTTACTTCCTCCTTCGTTAGAACGTTCTCACGTTAAGGGTGCTTCTTTCTGTATTGTAGATGCTG TGGTGAGATTACTGAAAGTTCCATCGATGATTGCTCGAGTTCTATGGATGATTGCTTCATCATCACGCGCGAAAATAGATCCATATGTCAACGTTCTACTTTACAACGCTTTGGCAAAACTTCTAAGCGGTGGTCGTGCAGCAACCGTGGTAAAACTTTTGCACACAAAGGTATTGTGTGAGAAGAAGGATTCATCTCAAGTGAATCGCCGGAATTACTATGAAATAGCAAAAACAGGATTGTATGGTTTGTTGCCTTATTGGTTAATGGTATTTTATAAGCCATGGATTGAAATAATGGATTCAATTTTGGACTCGTTACAAAATGCACCACTTAATAAGCATCTGGCATATGTTCTTCTGGACCAGattttgataaatatatttCCAGAACTTACAGTTTAA